The following are from one region of the Cytobacillus firmus genome:
- a CDS encoding efflux RND transporter permease subunit → MKVLKLVVERKILVALMTVLVLAIGSFSIMELDKELMPPVTMDGAYVEVSAGEMAAIEVERSITNPLEQQIRGIEGVESVDSTSAIGRSSFQITFDEGLGDELFNEVEAAANAAKGDNAAITDVTAGQYGTTQSYEFYMDVSGGSMEEMTAFANKVLEPRLEALPEVRDVSLAGVQEHEVLIELDRSKLAEKGLDSAAVIGAIQQVNSEATLGELSSDDSSPSLRWNMKLENTADVQNITIPSQNGFVDLKDVADVKFQPVESSSFVWKNGTKDFIFVQVGRSANATQIEMAAAVRDEVKNIRKDGLVKDFELNEMVAQADYVQESIDGVTGNILIGGVIAIAILLIFLRNVKATFIIGLSIPTSILLTFTAMWVFDYSFNILTLIGLGLGIGMMVDSSIVIIESIYRKKEQGLGKLESVLEGTKEVSSAVIASMLTTIVVFLPIGLIGGDAGTFMIMLSAVVAITLISSVIVSFTLIPSLSEKMLKLRKPKKAHKEGPIMRMYSRLVAWAIRKKRYSFAVIAIFFLMFAGSLTLVTKIPMTIMPDMFNRYTELIVNLETGLSPDEKEDIAQGINQKLQSIEDVESNYVMDEGGMFYTIINMTKGDDITREQKDVNEEIMKELRNLSDTLPVKNVQSAMSAGGGSPVQVNIKGKDFADLQNLARDFTEDLEKIDGIVGVTNSMVRTSKEQVVVLKEEAIEKADLTQLQIRQFIEQAFMEMPVGVLSINEENVPLALKWSEKTDSKSALLDLKIPTAEGEKALSSFIELKSIDTPNEISHNDGERFISISADIEGKDLGAVNREVQKLINDFEAPAGYSAAAAGDLEQQQELIMDMVFVLAIAIFLVYLVMAVQFNHLGHPLIVMSVIPMTIVGVILGLFLTQMELSVMSGMGIVMLIGIVLNNAILLIDRTNQLRKEGFSVEDALIEAGKNRIRPIFMTTLTTVGGMLPLALASGTSGNYQAPMATVIISGLLFATFITLLLIPAVYRLFTASSLRFGWLKKKQKKVKVIPETVN, encoded by the coding sequence ATGAAAGTATTAAAATTGGTTGTAGAGAGAAAGATTTTGGTTGCGCTTATGACAGTGCTGGTTTTGGCCATTGGCAGCTTTTCCATTATGGAATTGGATAAGGAGCTGATGCCACCTGTGACAATGGATGGCGCATATGTGGAAGTTAGCGCTGGTGAAATGGCTGCTATTGAAGTGGAGCGATCGATTACCAATCCTCTGGAGCAGCAAATCAGGGGAATTGAGGGAGTTGAATCAGTAGACTCCACATCGGCAATCGGACGGAGCTCATTTCAAATTACGTTCGATGAAGGCCTGGGCGATGAGCTGTTTAATGAAGTAGAGGCAGCTGCCAACGCAGCAAAGGGCGACAATGCCGCGATAACGGATGTCACGGCCGGGCAGTACGGTACCACTCAAAGCTATGAATTTTATATGGATGTATCCGGCGGCAGCATGGAAGAGATGACCGCTTTTGCTAATAAAGTTCTGGAGCCGCGCCTGGAAGCATTGCCGGAAGTCCGGGATGTATCGCTTGCAGGGGTTCAGGAGCACGAAGTACTCATTGAATTGGACCGCAGCAAATTGGCTGAAAAAGGACTGGATTCAGCAGCTGTGATCGGTGCTATTCAGCAGGTTAACAGCGAAGCCACACTGGGAGAACTCAGCAGCGATGACAGCTCTCCTTCCCTTCGCTGGAATATGAAGCTTGAAAATACCGCAGATGTACAAAATATCACCATCCCCTCACAAAATGGATTTGTTGATTTGAAAGATGTGGCAGATGTTAAATTTCAGCCGGTTGAAAGCTCATCGTTCGTCTGGAAAAACGGCACTAAGGACTTCATTTTCGTTCAGGTTGGACGCTCAGCAAATGCCACACAAATTGAAATGGCAGCCGCGGTCCGTGATGAGGTGAAGAACATTCGCAAAGACGGTCTGGTAAAAGACTTTGAACTGAATGAAATGGTGGCACAGGCCGATTATGTGCAGGAATCGATTGATGGCGTAACCGGCAACATTTTAATCGGCGGCGTCATTGCCATTGCCATTCTGCTGATCTTTTTAAGGAATGTAAAAGCCACCTTTATCATCGGTCTGTCGATTCCGACTTCCATCCTGCTGACATTTACAGCGATGTGGGTTTTTGATTACAGCTTTAATATTCTGACTCTGATTGGCCTCGGTTTGGGGATCGGAATGATGGTGGATTCCTCGATTGTCATTATAGAATCCATCTATCGAAAGAAGGAACAGGGCCTTGGCAAGCTTGAGTCCGTGCTGGAAGGAACCAAAGAAGTATCCTCAGCTGTCATTGCTTCGATGCTCACCACAATTGTGGTATTCCTGCCAATCGGCCTGATTGGCGGCGATGCGGGCACATTCATGATCATGCTGTCTGCTGTGGTAGCCATTACGCTCATCAGTTCGGTTATTGTCTCGTTTACATTAATTCCTTCACTTTCGGAAAAAATGCTGAAGCTCCGCAAGCCAAAGAAAGCACACAAAGAAGGACCGATTATGCGTATGTATAGCCGTCTTGTAGCCTGGGCCATCCGGAAAAAACGCTACAGCTTTGCGGTCATTGCGATTTTCTTCCTGATGTTTGCCGGTTCCTTAACACTTGTGACGAAAATTCCGATGACGATCATGCCCGATATGTTCAACCGCTACACAGAGCTGATAGTTAACCTGGAAACAGGGCTATCTCCTGATGAAAAAGAAGACATCGCTCAAGGAATCAACCAGAAACTGCAATCCATTGAAGATGTTGAGTCCAATTATGTCATGGACGAGGGCGGGATGTTCTACACGATCATCAATATGACAAAAGGCGATGACATTACAAGAGAACAGAAAGATGTCAATGAAGAGATTATGAAGGAACTTCGCAACCTGTCCGATACTCTTCCGGTGAAAAATGTCCAGAGTGCGATGTCAGCTGGCGGCGGCTCTCCAGTTCAGGTAAATATCAAGGGAAAAGATTTTGCAGATTTGCAGAACCTTGCCAGGGATTTTACAGAGGATCTGGAAAAGATTGACGGCATTGTCGGTGTGACCAACTCAATGGTGCGCACATCAAAGGAGCAGGTTGTTGTTTTAAAAGAAGAAGCAATTGAAAAAGCAGACTTAACCCAGCTGCAAATCAGGCAGTTTATCGAGCAGGCGTTTATGGAAATGCCTGTCGGAGTACTGAGCATAAATGAAGAAAATGTGCCGCTTGCTTTAAAGTGGTCTGAGAAAACAGATTCCAAATCAGCTCTTCTGGACTTAAAAATTCCGACTGCTGAGGGAGAGAAAGCATTATCTTCCTTTATAGAATTAAAAAGTATCGATACACCGAATGAAATTTCCCATAATGACGGGGAGCGCTTCATCTCCATTTCGGCTGACATAGAAGGCAAAGATCTTGGGGCTGTGAATCGCGAAGTTCAAAAGCTGATTAATGATTTTGAAGCCCCTGCCGGCTATAGTGCTGCAGCTGCCGGGGATCTTGAGCAGCAGCAGGAATTAATTATGGATATGGTGTTTGTTTTAGCGATTGCCATTTTCCTTGTCTATCTGGTGATGGCTGTCCAGTTCAACCACCTTGGACATCCGCTGATCGTTATGTCTGTCATTCCGATGACCATCGTCGGCGTCATTCTTGGATTGTTCCTGACACAAATGGAGCTGAGCGTGATGTCTGGAATGGGTATTGTTATGCTGATTGGGATCGTGCTTAATAACGCCATACTGCTGATCGACCGTACGAATCAGCTCCGCAAGGAAGGATTCTCTGTTGAAGATGCACTTATTGAAGCAGGTAAAAACCGCATCCGTCCGATTTTCATGACTACTCTCACTACAGTTGGCGGAATGCTTCCCCTTGCTTTGGCTTCGGGAACTTCCGGCAACTACCAGGCACCGATGGCAACCGTCATTATTTCCGGTCTGCTGTTTGCTACCTTTATTACGCTTCTCCTGATTCCGGCGGTTTACCGCTTGTTCACCGCGTCCAGCCTCCGTTTTGGCTGGTTAAAGAAAAAGCAGAAAAAAGTGAAAGTGATTCCCGAAACCGTTAATTAA